CCCCGTCCCCAGTAACGAGAAGCTGGGCGTTGTCCAAAACACCAACTTTTCCACATCTTTATTTCTGGGGAAGACGCAGCATTAGCATTGCTCGAGGTAACGGAGGTGGCCGGGCACAGCCTGGGGACCGAGCCCAACCCGGGACGGGGACAACGACgtcctcccagtgctcccagtgcccggGACGGGGACGGCGCCATCTTCCCAGTGCTCTCACAGCCCTgatgctgcagttctctcccgGGGCAGTGTCCCCATGGCGTGCCCGTCACCACATGTGGCGGTAGGGGAAGGCCACCTCCACGCACAGCACCACCAGCTCCTCGGAGCAGTTGTGCCTCAGCCCCGCCACCAACTTGCCCTCGCCCAGGGGGGCCGCCAAACCCTCCCCGGGCCCGGAGCTTCTCCATCCTTGGCAGTCCCGCCTGCGGGCTTGGCTCCCCCGGGCCGTGGATCCGTGCCATGCCAGTTTTCGGGGCCTGTGGATTTGGGGGGACATGGATGGGAGCCGTCCGTGGTTTGTGGTGTGGGGGCGTGGGGTTGGGGGTGTCCTTGTGGCACCCACCCCCGCCGCCAGACTCACCAGAGGGCATCGGTCAGGACGTTGCGGCCGTTGAAGCTGTAGATGGGGCCCCGTGGGGTCCCCTCAAAAAGGGAGCTCCAGgacctggccagcagctggcCCTGGGGACGCAGTTGGTGGCACTCAGCCTGGGGGGCGCGaggatctggggggggggaccctcTTGGCTGCCTGAAGCCCCCCGTCCCCGCCTCACATCTGTGACAAATTGCTTGTGGCTCCTCTCAGCTTCCCCAAAACCCGCGTGCAGTGGCAGTGGGACTGTCCctgagaccccccccaccccgggacCCTCCCCAAAATCCTGCCACCacccctgctgcctcccacctctttgaacatatttttcccccttttgagTGAAAACTCCACaaacccatgcccccccccccacacccacccAGGGGGGACGCCCTGACCGATGTCCCCTACACCGCCtcagggttttggggtggggggagcgcCCCatgatggggacggggacacctGCCTTCAGGTTGACCACGGGGAGGGCCCTGTCCGTCCTCTTGACGATGGAGGCCAGGTCCTGCGTGGGGGCCGAGAGGAAAGCCCGAAAAGTGCCAAAAAGCCCAGCCTCCTGCGACTGCCGGTAGCACTGCAGGTCGGCGCCGCGGATGCCGCTCATGTCCCCGGAGAGGGGCACGTTCAGGGCCACCAAGCGGAGCTGGGGACACAAGGGGGGGGGATGGCAGAGAGATGGGGACACAATGGGGAtgggggctccggggggcaCGGCCCGCGGTCCCATTACCCCAAGCAGCCAGGGGTAATGGCACCGCAGCCCCCAGgtctcctgtccccatcccaggaGGGTGCAGACCCATGGAtacgggggggtccccaggcaCCGCTgtcaccccccctccccacggccgagcagcccccccgtggggcTGTGCTTACAGAAGGCATCCTGGGGGCGATGGTTGTGGGCAGGATCCTGGGCGGCACCGCTCCCTCCTCCTTCGGGACCTGTGATAACAGGACTTGGGGCAGTTTGGGGGCACCGACCCCGGTGCCAGGggtgcagccccctccccatccagCCCGGTGCCCACCCCGGGGGCTGCCTGTGCTACCCCCGTCCCCCCCGTCACCGGCAGCGCTTACCAGCGAGTCCGTCTGGGCTCCCGCGGGGGGCTCCGTGTTGGGACCCCGCGTCTGTACCCGCTTCGCCTCCTGGATTAAGAAGGAGGGGACAGTCCCAGGGGgtttgtgtccccccccccatggcaTGCCAAGAAGGGCTCCAGCCCTGGTCCTCACCTGGTACCGCGGCGTGGAGGCAGAGGGGTCGTCACCGGCAAAGAGCGACTCCGAGTCCTCCAGCTGCTCCATGAGGGGGACAGATTATGGGGGAACCACCTCGCTCCTTCCCCAGGAGCCAAATCCAGCCcggagctgcctgccagggctggaacctgcccccccctccctgcccaccccctCGTCTGCACCCTACCAGgagcctgctccagcccctggggGTGCGCAGGAAGGCGCTGCTCCCTTCTCGCACGTAGACCAGGCTCCCCTCGGGGACGGCGCTGCCCGACTTCAGCATCAGCTCCTTGGACCTGAAGACCCACGTCTGGCGCTGCGAAGGGACCGAGAGGTTCCAAGCCGAGCTGCCACCCCCGGGGCCACCCCGACCCCATGGGCACAGCCCGGCACGCACCCGGAGGTCAGCACGGGGCTCCGGTGGCTCCGTCCGAGAGGCGTCAGCATCTGGAGAAGccggggaggatttggggtcacAAAGCACCCCGGCACCACGGGGACATGGTGTCGGTGGGGTTGGGGATGCCGGGACACCCCCACAGCCCTGGGTGTGCCATGCGGGGAATGCACCCAGGCAGGGACATGAGGTGTTCccaaaagtgttcccaaaggGGCTGGAGCGCACCCGAAACACCTCAAAAAATCCCTTACCTGCTGCCCAGGCTGCATCAGCCGCTGCCTACGGGTGCAAACGGGGACATTACTGCTGCTTGGGGACACTGGGGCACGGCACGGCGGTGACAGTGCCccgggaggggacggggacagcgATGCCACGCTTACCGGCTCCTTGCAGGGCGGCTGGGCGCGGATGGGGTACACCCTCTGGAAGcaaagaaaaggctgaggtgtAGGGGGGTCCCCAGCTCTGGGCACCCCCACGGCCACGTGCGCTGCCCCTGCTGCGCCTTACGTTGAGGTAGAGGAGACCTGGGGCTcctggggggccgggggggccggggggaccAGGGATCCCAGGGGGACCTCGAGGACCCTGCGGAGATGAGgctggggtgttttggggctgcCTTTTGGGGGGCAGCTGCAAGACACCCCCGTCGCGCAGGCACGGGCTCTCACGTGGGGGATGATCGCTCCGTAAACCTCCGTCTCCTCTTTGCTGGGCtgtaaaaaaaagagagagaagatcGAGGCCGGTCTCCAACTGCCCCCTCTCCGTCCCAGCTGTGAGCCCCCCCAGGACTCACCGTTTGGTACCCGCTGATGGGCACCCAGGAGCTGGACTGGCTGCCGGTGCCGGGGAAGGGGAGGTGGCCCGGTTTGCACCCGTGTTCCCCGTAGCAGCACCCCTGGGTGGGCAGAGAGAGGGGCACGGTTAGAGCCtacaagggggggggggcaggggcagggggcgtGCACTGGTGTGTGCTGGTGTGTACTGGTGTGTGCTGTGCATCTGGATGTGACACAGGCTGTGTGACTCGCTGCCCCCCCATGTCCCAGCCTGGTTTGGGGTCTCTGACCGGTCCCTCTGGCCACATGTGGGGCAGTGCATGGGTTGCGCTCTTGGGGTATGAAGGAAaccccctcccccagctcctccttTGCAGCCCCTCCGGTACAAACCCGCTCTCCTGGGTCGCCCTTTTCACCctggaagaaagcagagaggTCCCGTGAGCTCCTGGGGCAATCCCAGCCTCtgaaacccccccaaacccacacTGCCCCCACCTCACCTTGGGGCCCGGCGGCCCGGCGGCTCCGTGGTGCCCTGCGTGCCGCGATTCACACTGGCAGGAGGGGATATCCCGGGGTGAATACCGGGCTCAGCACCACCccgagcacccccagccctctgGTCCTACTCACCCTGTAGTCCCCCGGTGGTCCCGGTGGCCCCATGGGACCGGGCATTCCCGGGGAGCCCACGTCTCCAGGCCGGCCGGGGCTCCCCGGCATGCCCGGCAGCCCGTGCTCGCCCTTCTCGCCCTGCACGTGGGGAGGTGATGGAGGGGCTCAcggcaccccaaatcccacaggggcagggtgtggggcttggggcagcccccagctgaATCCCTGGGGTCCGTGGGTGGAAGAAGTGGGACCCCCTTACCTTTAATCCGGGGAATCCTGGCTCCCCTCGGAGCCCTGGTTTGCCAGGGAGCGCTGCGGGTCCTGGGGAGCCGGGGGGTCCCTCGTGCCCGGGGACCCCGGGGGGGCCTTGTGGGCCTGGGAGTCCCGGTGCCCCCGGGGGTCCATCGGGTCCAGCTGAGCCTGGGGACCCCGGAGCTCCTTCGGTCCCTGGAAATCCCGGTGGTCCCACAGCCCCCGGAGGACCGGGGGGGCCCGGCTGCCCCTCCCGCCCGGGGAGCCCTTGGGAGCCTTCGTGGCCTGGGtagccgggggggccggggggaccGGGCGGCCCTGGGgggcctgggggtcctgggTTCCCCGCAGGGCTGGATGCTCCCAGCTGCTTGATGGTTTGGGGGGAGAGAGCAGGGCACGGTGAATGTGTCACATCCcctggtcccccccccccagtgtcccgTTCCTGTGGGTCCAACTGGGGACAGACCCCACGGCCAGCGCCGGCATcaccccccgcgccccccagccccagcacccccagccccagccctcaccTCGTTCTCTGATCCCTTGGGGAGGGCAGCGGAGGCAGGGGGGCTCCTGGCTCCCCAAGCACCTGGTGGTCCCGGTGGCCCCGGTGGTCCCGGAGGACCAGGGGGTCCCCGGGGTCCCTGGTGACCTGGCTGCCCGGGGTTGCCCgtcttccctctctccccagaAAGCCCCGGCTGGCCTCTGTCTCCTGGGGACCCCCggtctcctttttctccctgtcCGGAGAGAAATCAGAGCCTGGgtcccgtgcccccccccccccccttgccaGGGGGCAGCTGAACCGTCCCATAACGCAGACCCCGCAGCGAGAATGCAAACCCGGAGCAGAAAAGGGTCTGCACAGCCAGAGGGGCCGCAGGGTCCCTCCCAGCGggtccctgagcccccccctgtatccccccaggagcccccccacgCCGGGTACCTTCAGGCCgggagggccgggggggccgggggggccggggcgcaCGGGGCAGACGCAGCTGGAGCTGTTGTGAATCTGGAGAGGGGGCGAGCCgtgagctggggggggctgggggggccggggaAGGGGCACGGGCaccctgcgcccccccctcacctggaGAGCCGTGTCCATTTTGGCAGCCGGGGGCACCTGCGGGGGCAGCCCCTTCGCTGTGCTCTGCGTAGAGAGGGGGGACTGAGCGTGagacccccgcagccccctcctcgtccccagctgctcctcgcagccccccctccccaaaattcaggacccccccccccgcaacCTTGATCTGCAGGAACTCCTCGTCCTCGGCGCTCCCCTCGAAGATCCGCGGGGCGGCCGTGGGGCGGTTGTGCTAGGGCAGATGGAGAGAGCTCAGCACGGGGGTCttagggggggggacaccgggggtcCCGGCCCCTACGAGCCCGGCCCCTACTGCCCTGCCTGGGCTGTTGTGGCTGAGCCCGGCCGGGTGCAGATAAGGGGAAGGACAcggagaggagctggggagaTCTGGAGACCCTGGGGGGGTCGGGGTGCTGCTCGGGGTTCCCCCCCGGGGACAGGCACCTGGGTTCGTGCACGTGATGGGGCATGGCCCGGACCCTTGGCTGCGCCCCTGGAGGGGGGCTCCCGTCTCCTGGAGCCCGCCGGCAGCGGGGGTTTGCTCAGCAGCACCTTCCTGGTGGGCTCCACCTCGCCAAGCTCTCCATCTGCGGGACCAAAACGtgagggtgctgggctggaCGGGGCCCAAGGGTGGCCACCGCtgtgcccccccaccccgagcTGTCCCAACCTCGCCAAGGTGCCGGAGCTCGGGGGTGCCGTGCCCCCACCCGGCCATACCTACCTTCCTCCCCATCCAGGGTGGGCAGCGTGGGGGTCGCggggctgctgcctggctcCGGGGTGGTGTCCTCAGAGCCCAGGGGGTAAAACCACTGGGCTGTACTGGGGGGCAGGTGCCCGGCCAGCACCCAAAGGATACAGAAGGTGCGGAGGAGACTCCGGGGGTCCCCGGACCCCATGATGCTGCTTCAGGGTGCCAAGGATGggggggcctggctcatgccgtTCGCCCACGCCGTCTGCTCCCGTGGCCCTGACGTGGCCCCCGCTGTTATCACGGCGGCCCCCGACACGCCCCCTTGCCCGCCCCAGCACCCGCACCCCACGGGTCGCATTCGGCACGGGGCTGAGCGCTCAGAGCTGAGCCATGGCGTGCCCTGGCCAGGGACAGGGTGGGGGAGCCGGCGGAGGAACCCTAAGGAAGGGGGAGtcagggctgggctggtggagggagctgctgaagagggagctgggggaggagaTGCTGCCTGGAAATGGGGAGTAAAAAGGACTACGAGTGCGGGAAAGggctggctgggagcagggggcacCGAAAGTGGCAAGGAGCAGATGGGTGCTCTATGGGGTCGGGGTGCTCCATGGGGTCTGGGTTCTCCATGGGGTCTGGGTGCTCCATGGGGTCTGCCTGGCTCTGAGATGTGCTGagctgtggggagggggctgcaagAGCACGAGGGAGGCATTGGGGGCTGGCAGCGtgggtggctgcagcaccccAATGTGGGTACGTGtggtccccagcccccccggctccaccctgggctgggggctgcagcccccgagCTCCCAGACCCCCGTCTGCCCCGGCACTGCTGggacctgcagcccctctgcagggctggggtgtCTTAGGGACTGTTGGGGTGTCGCAGGGAGGCAGCACCCAGCCGGCCCCCCCCTAGCCCCAGgaaccccaaaaaaacagaatttgggAACCCAAAGAGCCCCAGAcctggcagcacaggggctCCCCATCACCCACAGGCGAACGGGGCTGCGCTGAGCACCTCGGGGTGGGGGCAGCGTGGCAGTGGGGTGCACCAGCACCCCCTCTCCATCTTGCAGgatggtgctgggctgggggacgtgggggacccgtgcccAGCCAGAGCACGTCCCTGTTCCCCGCCGGCgctctgcctgctccctccGGCCCTGCAGACACAACAGCCTCCCCAGCAGGCGCTCGGCACTGCCAAGGCCTGATAAGGTGCCGCGTTCCCAGTGGGGCTGGGCACCTGTTTGGGTTTGGCCCTGGCTCGGACACCGTGTCAAGGCTGGCGCCTCTGCCCCGTGTCACGGCCACACGTGGCTgtgccaggcagggcaggggggctcGGGGGCACCGCTGGGTGCTGATGTTCTGCAGGGTCCCCGCTTTGGTTGGGAGGGGAGAAAGGGGCCAGGGGGGGAGCGTGGGGGACATGGCTCCTGCCTGCATCCTGCCcgcagcatccccagcccccAGGCTCAGAGTTTCTGCATGGGGCAGAGTGCTCCTGCTCACCAAAGCCCCAAAATTTGGGTGTGCTCAGCCGTGAGATGAGTATGGGGTTCTCAGCATTACGGGCtgtctctgctcccctcgtgggGGCTGCGATGGGCTCAGCCCTTCCCGAGCGTGCCCAGGCTGTGGGCATGGTGCAGGGGTGGCTTTTGTCCCCTTGCTGCTCCCCACCTTCCTCCCCGGCTCAGCCCTGCGGTGAAGCCTCAGCTGATGTCCAAGTGCTTAATTACCGTTAATTGCCTCAAAAGTGGCGTGGAGCAGTCCCAAACCCGCTGGCTCGCCCTGCtcagggaaaggttctgcacccagggGTGGCCGGGCATGGGGGACGGGCACCCCAGGGACCCCGAGCCTGCAGGGTTCAAGAAGCACTCGGACAATGCTTTCGGACATGGGGTCTGATTTGGGGGTGGCCCTACACAGGAGCTGGACCCAGTGACCCCCTGAGGGTCCCTTCCCACTCGGGACATCCCGTGGATCTCCAAGCCCCCgtcccaggctgctgctgcccatggtACGAGGTGCCCCCGCTCCGCCGTGCAGCCCACCGCAGGGCTccggggctgcaggggaggctgaggggggggggggcagaggagcccccgggggctcagccccttccctccGGGCACAATCCCCATCCTCGGGGCTCCCCGCCCGTTTTCCTGCCGCTTTTCTCCGCTAGGTGCCGGCACCTTGCAACTTATCGGCCCCGGCGCGGTTCCTGCGCGGGGATCGGGCccgggggggtgcaggggggtgggggtgcagggggggatgtggggatcTGGGGAGCCGGGGCAGCCTCCGGGCATCCCGGGGCTCTGCCGGCCGCCCTGGGGTCTCTGCGCTTGGGGCTGGGATGGTcccaggctgggggctgtggggtgtgGTGTGGGGCAGGGCTCGCCCCACACTGGGACCTTGGTTCCAGATGCAGCCCcccgtggtgctgctgctgccctgcatggtgcccccatcccatcccatcccatcccatcccatcccatcccatcccatcccatcccatcccatcccatcccatccctacCCCTATCCCGTCCcatcctgtccctgtccctattcccatccctatccccatcccaccaCTATCCCATCCCTTATCGCTATCCCCATCCCAGTctatcccaccccatcccagtctatcctgccccatcccaccccaccccatcccattccccccgcacccccagcagctcagcacctcccAGCGCACACCCCCGGGGTCAACCCTAACGAAGACCCCCGGGCAGATCAGAACGGGGGCTACCAGCGGGGACCCTCGGGGACCGGCACCGacccgggaggggggggggagacgaccctcccctcccctcccggtACCGGCGCTGCCCCCTCCGGCAACCGCAACGCCGAACCCAGCGGGTACCCAACGCGGCACCGGCGGCGCGCAGCGGCTCTGCCCGGggcgaggcggggaggggggcgacggggctggcgggggcggccccgccggtGGCCCCGGTGCCGGCGGGAGGTGTGGCCACGGGGCGGCATAAAGCCCCCGCCGCCTGCCCCCCGCGCCCGCCGCCAGCCCGAGCGCTGGAGCGCGGGGCCGCCATGCGCGGGGGCGCGGCGCGGTTGCTGCCGCCGGTGTTGGCGGTGGTGCTGGTCCCGGTGCTGGTCCCGGTGCTGGCGGCGGCTCCGGGAGCTGCTCCGGGACAAGGGCAAGGAGGGGAGGAAGCGATCCAGTGCCCTCCGTGCTCGGAGGAGCGCTTGGCTCGTTGCAAAGCTCCGCAGGGCTGCGCCGAGCTGGTGCGGGAGCCGGGCTGCGGGTGCTGCGCCACCTGCGCGCTCGGGCGCGGCACGGCGTGCGGGGTGTACACGGCGCGCTGCGGGGCAGGGCTGCGCTGTTACCCCCCCCGAGGTGTGCCCCGGCCCCTGCACACCCTCATGCACGGCCAGGGAATCTGCACCGACCTGGCCGACGTCGAAGCCATCCAGGAGAGCCTCCAGCCGCCAGGTAAGGCCCTGGGGGATGCACAAATTGGGGTGCGGAGGGGGGTCCCTGGTGGCACCGCTTGGTGGGTTGGAAGGGGATGggttggggggattttggggatggggaagcACAAGGAGGTTTGTCCCGATCTCACGGCTGGGTCACATCCGTGCCATTGTCACCCACGGTGCCGTGGTCGTGGCTGGTGGCACCGCGCAGCCCCGGGGTCGGGCAGGGACCGGCTGC
This portion of the Anas platyrhynchos isolate ZD024472 breed Pekin duck chromosome 28, IASCAAS_PekinDuck_T2T, whole genome shotgun sequence genome encodes:
- the LOC113840033 gene encoding uncharacterized protein, which gives rise to MGSGDPRSLLRTFCILWVLAGHLPPSTAQWFYPLGSEDTTPEPGSSPATPTLPTLDGEEDGELGEVEPTRKVLLSKPPLPAGSRRREPPSRGAAKGPGHAPSRARTQHNRPTAAPRIFEGSAEDEEFLQIKSTAKGLPPQVPPAAKMDTALQIHNSSSCVCPVRPGPPGPPGPPGLKGEKGDRGSPGDRGQPGLSGERGKTGNPGQPGHQGPRGPPGPPGPPGPPGPPGAWGARSPPASAALPKGSENELGASSPAGNPGPPGPPGPPGPPGPPGYPGHEGSQGLPGREGQPGPPGPPGAVGPPGFPGTEGAPGSPGSAGPDGPPGAPGLPGPQGPPGVPGHEGPPGSPGPAALPGKPGLRGEPGFPGLKGEKGEHGLPGMPGSPGRPGDVGSPGMPGPMGPPGPPGDYRCESRHAGHHGAAGPPGPKGEKGDPGERGCCYGEHGCKPGHLPFPGTGSQSSSWVPISGYQTPSKEETEVYGAIIPHGPRGPPGIPGPPGPPGPPGAPGLLYLNRVYPIRAQPPCKEPAAADAAWAADADASRTEPPEPRADLRRQTWVFRSKELMLKSGSAVPEGSLVYVREGSSAFLRTPRGWSRLLLEDSESLFAGDDPSASTPRYQEAKRVQTRGPNTEPPAGAQTDSLVPKEEGAVPPRILPTTIAPRMPSLRLVALNVPLSGDMSGIRGADLQCYRQSQEAGLFGTFRAFLSAPTQDLASIVKRTDRALPVVNLKGQLLARSWSSLFEGTPRGPIYSFNGRNVLTDALWPRKLAWHGSTARGSQARRRDCQGWRSSGPGEGLAAPLGEGKLVAGLRHNCSEELVVLCVEVAFPYRHMW